From Endozoicomonas sp. 8E, the proteins below share one genomic window:
- a CDS encoding autotransporter outer membrane beta-barrel domain-containing protein — protein MNQDRKAGVFSGLSACKKGLAAAVSAVMALTCQIAYSRQIVTSSETIELNQIIQALPEDETAIEIHNPSGKSVLLIEGVVLNPDTDGNAQSAVRYIGPSSGFLLWLGPKGEIRGEGQADGILIDAGQEPDSENPQAVNFGILRLEGEVHSARGAAIRIKEPVTGVIEVGANARLSGSVAIVAEGNGGLSDFSWFSISGEVTGYSGIAIDFSDANNRLLLQVYDGRIEGGIVGTSTANVVDIIGLRGGAVGDISGVEQIIVYDDGKNVNDAPVLKGNILQGSSIERPDLFLEGPLKTGNDSTTAQTLEVDIQQSGNGRLIISLPENAETRASVVVTGQVDFGTSPAIQVVPTGETYTDLLNGESPATYKVIEIKGGLTSGTEQNIEIYTSPLITLEEIVSPGSDDVLEVKVTASPSEVLEKTIEQAGGGESSGAAISTLLDRVVEMLGSSDQALIDEAEPLYNLIASIPREEAVTLVKLARESRINGGMALEVDDVARRKAMLQITHRLRSLSYGDSIESRGFWLQLLKSDAYKKNSRNSNNDRIFGYELDVSGITLGLEKERDAWIYGGAITLATADTRKQDSTDFSESNNYQFSLYGSWQYKDWFVDGVANISVSNHDRTRYIEGFFDTPVKASYDSQVAGFQIMTGKSLQWQDYTLEPMVGINYTYLHSDSYKEEDTGRTGLAQAVASNSLQKIELGAGLLVKRNWIFRSAGLEPGLQLMFWHDLKGLKTVRRNLL, from the coding sequence ATGAATCAAGACAGGAAGGCTGGGGTATTTTCTGGGCTAAGTGCCTGCAAAAAAGGCCTGGCAGCGGCTGTATCGGCTGTGATGGCTCTGACCTGTCAGATAGCCTATTCCAGACAGATTGTGACCAGCAGCGAAACCATTGAGCTTAACCAGATCATTCAGGCCTTGCCTGAAGATGAAACCGCCATTGAAATTCACAATCCTTCTGGCAAAAGCGTGCTTCTGATCGAGGGAGTGGTTTTGAATCCGGATACCGATGGCAATGCACAGTCTGCCGTTCGATACATTGGCCCGAGTTCCGGTTTTCTGCTCTGGCTGGGTCCAAAAGGTGAGATAAGAGGGGAAGGACAGGCGGACGGCATTTTGATTGACGCGGGTCAGGAACCTGACTCCGAAAATCCTCAGGCGGTTAACTTTGGCATCCTGCGTCTGGAGGGAGAGGTTCACTCTGCCAGGGGCGCAGCCATTCGGATCAAAGAGCCGGTAACGGGTGTTATTGAGGTGGGGGCTAATGCCAGGCTGTCGGGCAGTGTCGCCATTGTTGCCGAGGGCAATGGTGGGTTGAGTGACTTTTCCTGGTTCAGCATTTCCGGGGAAGTGACCGGATACAGCGGTATAGCTATTGACTTTAGTGATGCCAATAACCGGCTTCTGCTTCAGGTTTATGATGGGCGTATAGAAGGTGGCATTGTCGGGACAAGTACGGCCAATGTCGTTGACATTATTGGACTGAGAGGGGGGGCAGTCGGCGATATCTCGGGAGTAGAGCAGATCATTGTTTATGATGATGGCAAGAACGTGAATGATGCTCCTGTTCTTAAAGGCAATATCCTGCAAGGCTCCAGCATCGAGCGTCCTGATTTGTTCCTGGAAGGGCCGCTGAAGACGGGTAATGATTCCACCACTGCACAGACACTGGAGGTGGATATTCAGCAATCAGGCAATGGACGTTTGATTATTTCTTTACCTGAAAATGCCGAGACAAGGGCCTCTGTTGTGGTCACCGGACAGGTCGATTTTGGTACTTCGCCCGCCATTCAGGTTGTTCCCACTGGTGAAACGTACACTGACCTGTTGAATGGGGAATCTCCAGCCACTTATAAAGTGATTGAGATTAAGGGGGGACTGACCTCCGGGACAGAGCAAAACATAGAGATCTACACCAGCCCTCTGATTACTCTGGAAGAGATCGTCAGCCCCGGCAGTGATGATGTTCTGGAAGTTAAGGTCACTGCCAGTCCCTCAGAAGTGCTCGAGAAAACGATTGAGCAGGCTGGTGGCGGAGAAAGTTCCGGGGCAGCGATCTCGACACTTCTGGATCGGGTTGTGGAAATGCTGGGTTCATCGGATCAGGCTCTGATCGATGAAGCAGAGCCCCTCTATAACCTGATTGCCAGTATTCCCAGAGAAGAAGCCGTGACACTGGTGAAGCTGGCCAGAGAAAGCAGAATCAATGGCGGTATGGCTCTGGAAGTGGATGATGTCGCCCGAAGAAAAGCGATGCTGCAGATTACTCACAGACTGAGATCACTCAGCTACGGTGACAGTATTGAAAGCCGGGGATTCTGGTTGCAACTGTTGAAATCCGATGCCTATAAAAAGAATTCCAGAAACAGTAACAATGACCGGATTTTTGGCTACGAGCTGGACGTCAGTGGTATCACTCTGGGTCTTGAAAAAGAGAGAGATGCATGGATCTACGGGGGTGCCATCACCCTGGCGACTGCAGATACCCGAAAACAGGATTCGACTGACTTTTCTGAGTCTAACAATTATCAATTCAGCCTTTATGGTTCCTGGCAATATAAAGACTGGTTTGTTGATGGTGTTGCCAACATCAGCGTTTCCAACCATGACCGCACTCGATACATAGAGGGCTTTTTTGATACGCCTGTAAAGGCTTCTTATGACAGTCAGGTCGCTGGCTTCCAGATAATGACAGGCAAAAGCCTGCAATGGCAAGATTACACTCTGGAGCCTATGGTGGGCATTAATTATACCTACCTTCATTCTGACAGTTACAAAGAAGAAGATACTGGACGGACCGGTCTGGCTCAGGCTGTTGCAAGCAACAGCCTACAGAAAATTGAGTTGGGAGCAGGCCTGTTAGTCAAGAGAAACTGGATATTCCGATCTGCCGGACTGGAGCCCGGTTTACAGTTAATGTTCTGGCACGATCTTAAAGGGTTAAAAACAGTTCGCAGAAATCTATTATAA
- a CDS encoding autotransporter domain-containing protein, whose product MNKSLFRKKSLVAVIAATVPFAATQSSAVTEVTSDGDSYAASGLLGAVTRNVNADATDDYAFILDADTGTFYVQGSALQPVNINLDNPDGKAVLLYRQANSSYAISLPSFGGLYGKGTAHGILLSNGEASVVQINVGDTNLGGTIQVEDGDAFRIEEELSGIVTITGTLQGNTAITAAEGGKLGTNASILVNGGVLKTNGDTSIDFSGAGGALVIGVVDGTVEGKVLGYTGPGDILTIGGNSTFGGDIEDVESITVVRSDSYVTSFRGDIKKNSGATHVKIYGIASFDKPGAQTIDGDLTVYSTGVITTEMDTDTTTNAALIVTGTANIESGSTLKIVPTLEVVESGNTIEDAKIIEANTNLNASDLTIEHSVLIDTPEVTQNGNALTTDLTPRTLEALKNLIAQEGAGATTEEALAATMTVITRDPTNSTSFNNFYKTVSNITDVKKLAEFARESKFNNSDAVQMTNVTAETKVKTNVLAHVRAVQEDDLSDTGLSYGGSYTNQGFWLQVLGSDVTQDDRRNDGGDKLFGFDADLSGLTLGAETTINDDYLVGAAFTLANAEINKHDSNDNSTIKNYQVSLYGSWEQDNWFLDGVINIGRSNNERSRYIDGFVDAPITSDYISHQYGLTTMLGMNQSFGEMKIVPMVGFNYTMVKSKAFKEDDKYATGFALDVDSQKYQKVELGAGVEISQAFRVDQGELEPSLKLMAWHDFKGDVVETTTRYVLGGPEFTSKGADAVKNSYQASASVTYRRNDNMSFVVGYELNQSSDYKAQNYYLRMKYDF is encoded by the coding sequence ATGAACAAGAGCCTGTTCAGGAAGAAGAGCCTCGTTGCAGTCATTGCTGCGACAGTTCCATTTGCTGCCACCCAGTCCAGCGCTGTAACAGAAGTCACCAGTGATGGAGATAGTTATGCCGCCAGCGGGCTACTCGGCGCAGTAACCCGCAATGTTAATGCTGATGCAACCGACGACTATGCATTCATTCTGGATGCTGACACGGGTACTTTCTATGTTCAGGGCTCGGCACTTCAGCCAGTCAATATCAATCTCGATAACCCGGATGGCAAAGCCGTTCTGCTCTATCGCCAGGCCAATAGCAGCTATGCCATAAGTTTGCCCAGTTTTGGTGGCCTGTATGGTAAAGGTACAGCCCACGGTATCCTGTTGAGTAACGGCGAAGCCAGCGTCGTTCAAATCAATGTTGGAGACACCAATCTGGGCGGCACTATTCAGGTAGAAGACGGAGATGCTTTCAGAATTGAAGAAGAGCTGTCAGGCATCGTCACCATAACCGGGACACTGCAAGGTAACACAGCCATCACAGCAGCCGAAGGTGGGAAGCTCGGAACAAATGCTTCGATCTTGGTTAACGGCGGTGTGCTGAAAACAAACGGAGATACTTCTATTGACTTCAGCGGTGCCGGTGGAGCCCTTGTCATAGGAGTCGTTGACGGTACGGTAGAGGGCAAAGTGCTAGGTTATACCGGACCCGGTGATATTCTGACGATAGGTGGTAACTCGACATTTGGTGGCGATATTGAGGATGTTGAAAGCATCACAGTCGTAAGGTCAGATTCATACGTCACCAGTTTCCGAGGTGATATCAAGAAGAATTCCGGTGCAACACACGTCAAAATCTATGGTATTGCCAGCTTTGACAAACCCGGAGCACAGACCATTGACGGTGATCTGACTGTTTATTCAACAGGGGTCATTACAACAGAGATGGATACCGACACCACCACCAATGCAGCTCTGATTGTCACCGGTACTGCCAATATTGAATCAGGCTCAACGCTGAAAATTGTTCCTACCCTGGAAGTCGTAGAATCTGGCAACACCATAGAAGATGCAAAAATTATTGAAGCCAACACTAACCTGAATGCTTCCGATCTGACGATTGAGCACTCTGTGTTGATTGATACTCCCGAGGTCACACAGAACGGCAATGCTCTGACCACAGATCTGACACCAAGAACCCTCGAAGCACTTAAGAATCTGATTGCACAGGAAGGTGCCGGGGCCACCACTGAAGAAGCTCTGGCGGCTACGATGACAGTGATTACCCGGGACCCCACCAACTCCACGAGTTTCAATAACTTTTACAAGACTGTTTCCAATATTACTGATGTAAAGAAACTGGCTGAGTTCGCCAGGGAGAGTAAATTCAACAACTCTGACGCCGTCCAGATGACCAACGTAACGGCAGAAACCAAGGTTAAGACCAACGTTCTGGCCCACGTCAGGGCGGTTCAGGAAGATGACCTGTCTGACACTGGACTGTCATACGGTGGCAGTTACACCAATCAGGGTTTCTGGTTGCAGGTTCTTGGCTCGGACGTCACTCAGGATGATCGCAGAAACGATGGTGGAGACAAACTTTTCGGTTTCGATGCTGATTTGAGTGGTCTGACACTGGGCGCCGAGACCACCATCAACGACGACTACCTGGTAGGAGCTGCATTCACTTTAGCCAATGCCGAAATAAACAAACACGACTCTAATGACAACTCTACTATCAAGAACTACCAGGTCAGCCTTTACGGCTCCTGGGAGCAGGATAACTGGTTCCTGGATGGTGTGATTAACATTGGTCGCAGTAACAACGAACGCAGCCGTTATATCGATGGCTTTGTCGATGCGCCAATCACTTCGGACTATATCAGTCATCAATACGGCCTGACCACCATGCTGGGGATGAACCAGAGCTTTGGTGAGATGAAGATAGTGCCAATGGTCGGTTTCAACTACACCATGGTCAAAAGTAAAGCCTTTAAGGAAGATGACAAGTATGCGACCGGTTTTGCCCTGGATGTGGACAGCCAGAAGTATCAGAAGGTTGAGCTGGGTGCTGGCGTTGAAATCAGTCAGGCTTTCAGAGTCGACCAGGGCGAACTGGAACCTTCTCTGAAACTGATGGCCTGGCATGACTTCAAGGGTGATGTCGTAGAAACCACCACGCGTTACGTGCTGGGTGGACCCGAGTTCACCTCAAAAGGGGCCGACGCTGTCAAGAACAGCTATCAGGCTTCAGCCAGTGTGACCTACCGTCGCAACGATAACATGAGCTTCGTTGTGGGTTATGAACTGAACCAGAGTTCAGACTACAAAGCCCAGAACTACTACCTGAGAATGAAGTACGATTTCTAA
- a CDS encoding YSC84-related protein → MASLRHLLATAFIVFFSFSAHAASSTELNATVHEALKNLYAQSSAAKSLGSRAKGILVFPKVLKGGLVVGGEYGEGALLKNGAIQDYYNTVSASIGFQLGAQARSQIVMFMTSEALNDFVNSEGWEAGVDGSIAIAEFGAGEAIDTKTAKAPIIGFISNNKGLMYNLTLEGSKITKIKK, encoded by the coding sequence ATGGCTTCTCTCAGACATCTCCTCGCAACAGCTTTTATCGTCTTCTTTTCATTTTCTGCCCATGCCGCTTCCAGCACTGAACTCAATGCTACCGTCCATGAAGCGTTGAAAAATCTTTATGCACAGAGCAGTGCGGCAAAATCTCTGGGCAGCAGAGCGAAAGGAATCCTGGTCTTTCCCAAGGTTCTGAAAGGCGGACTGGTGGTGGGTGGCGAATACGGTGAAGGCGCACTTTTAAAGAATGGAGCCATACAAGACTATTACAATACCGTATCGGCCTCTATCGGTTTCCAGCTGGGCGCACAGGCTCGCTCCCAGATTGTCATGTTCATGACCAGCGAGGCCCTGAACGACTTCGTGAACAGCGAAGGTTGGGAAGCGGGGGTCGATGGCAGTATTGCTATTGCTGAGTTTGGTGCCGGAGAAGCTATAGACACCAAAACTGCTAAAGCTCCCATCATTGGCTTTATCAGCAATAACAAGGGATTGATGTATAACCTGACTCTGGAAGGTTCCAAAATCACAAAAATTAAAAAGTAA
- a CDS encoding SMP-30/gluconolactonase/LRE family protein → MIFVDGLEYPVSALVLNDGSLVVSEVGQEKGRLTRVSASGKHRHVFAQVDRPNGILQDNHDGSIWVAETREPSLLRLNPDGSLAQRLSGDSENPFLWPNDMTLGPDGAIYLTDSGIRVTDLITQGGPDPEVWEGPMQGKLFRVDPVSKQVDCLDGGFRFANGIAFAPDGRLYLSESATGNIYRYPFTDRLEVSSRELFVSVTDTAGPCRVVGPDGISFDKEGNLYVAMFGQGHVATVTPNGEIHRTIVTRGSCPTDVVFGGKGSKRLYITEYQRGRVEITEAPDEGFTF, encoded by the coding sequence ATGATTTTTGTTGATGGGCTGGAGTATCCAGTGTCCGCTTTGGTATTAAACGACGGAAGTTTGGTTGTTTCAGAAGTCGGCCAGGAGAAAGGTCGTCTGACCCGGGTTTCAGCCTCAGGAAAACACCGCCATGTTTTTGCGCAGGTCGACAGGCCCAATGGTATTTTACAGGACAACCATGATGGCAGTATCTGGGTTGCCGAAACCCGAGAGCCATCACTGCTCAGGCTCAACCCCGATGGCTCGCTGGCACAGAGACTTTCCGGGGACAGTGAGAACCCCTTTCTTTGGCCCAATGATATGACTCTGGGGCCAGATGGGGCCATTTATCTGACAGACTCTGGCATCCGTGTCACTGACCTGATCACTCAGGGAGGGCCTGATCCGGAAGTCTGGGAGGGGCCGATGCAGGGAAAGTTGTTTCGCGTTGATCCCGTCAGTAAACAAGTGGATTGCCTTGATGGCGGGTTTCGTTTTGCCAATGGTATTGCTTTTGCACCTGATGGAAGGCTCTATCTCAGTGAGTCGGCAACAGGGAATATCTATCGTTATCCGTTTACGGACAGACTGGAGGTTAGCAGCCGGGAACTGTTTGTATCGGTCACCGATACTGCTGGCCCATGCCGGGTTGTGGGGCCCGATGGAATCTCTTTTGACAAAGAGGGTAACCTTTATGTGGCCATGTTTGGTCAGGGGCATGTGGCTACTGTCACTCCCAATGGCGAGATTCATCGAACCATTGTGACCAGAGGCTCATGCCCCACTGATGTTGTTTTCGGTGGCAAAGGCAGCAAAAGACTTTATATCACCGAATATCAGCGGGGTAGAGTTGAAATCACCGAAGCACCTGATGAGGGTTTTACTTTTTAA